Proteins encoded by one window of Sphaerodactylus townsendi isolate TG3544 linkage group LG02, MPM_Stown_v2.3, whole genome shotgun sequence:
- the CLEC14A gene encoding C-type lectin domain family 14 member A: MRGLLLASLVLLQPLSVPGLPGEPLQRDHTWCHRSGACYSVHLASLNFSGAKEACALHGGALSTASGETEIQAIFSLLKEAVRGLGPSVFWLGLVRKPPQCTYQELPLRGFSWSPAEAQETGENETKVTLSWVKEPSMSCITEKCAGLQVAAWELRVQPWGLKERSCVKASPGYICKYRYGGTCPALPLPGAENLRYTLPSRLQSADLAFSPPGTVLTLRCPMREARLTCQVSPVGYRWEGAERGLCSCPSGYWSPSKQQCAEAAACLDAQGTFLCICAWGFRLAADERSCLPAQTKILAGPAGLVTVTPTAGGALPSGNTSPWNASSSPVPFPATEANGSAPEGEAPLTYPQSSNYVFILITLAVVLLLILVMASLQVFKSCFRVCSSKGVAAGKEHSPPAAPEGDLEASATGTSSEHSLGPSKAESTEASQRDSEPVTGKVELE; this comes from the coding sequence ATGAGAGGGCTCCTTCTAGCGTCTCTCGTCCTCCTGCAGCCGCTCTCCGTACCAGGACTGCCCGGAGAACCCCTCCAAAGAGACCACACTTGGTGCCACAGGTCTGGGGCCTGCTACAGCGTCCACCTGGCGAGCCTGAACTTCAGTGGCGCCAAGGAGGCCTGCGCCCTGCACGGGGGAGCGTTGAGCACAGCAAGCGGAGAGACCGAAATCCAGGCCATCTTCTCTCTCCTCAAAGAGGCAGTCCGCGGGCTCGGCCCCTCTGTGTTTTGGCTGGGACTGGTGCGGAAGCCTCCACAGTGCACCTACCAAGAGCTGCCGCTCCGGGGTTTCTCCTGGTCCCCCGCGGAGGCTCAGGAAACCGGGGAGAACGAGACCAAGGTGACTCTATCCTGGGTGAAGGAACCCAGCATGTCCTGCATCACGGAGAAATGCGCCGGCCTGCAAGTGGCAGCGTGGGAGCTCCGCGTTCAGCCGTGGGGCCTGAAAGAGCGGTCTTGCGTCAAGGCGAGCCCGGGCTACATCTGCAAGTACCGCTACGGGGGCACGTGCCCTGCGCTGCCTCTGCCCGGGGCTGAGAACTTGCGCTACACGCTCCCTTCTCGCTTGCAAAGTGCCGACCTGGCTTTCAGCCCACCGGGCACTGTGCTCACCCTCAGGTGCCCCATGCGAGAAGCGCGGCTCACTTGCCAGGTCTCGCCCGTCGGCTACCGCTGGGAAGGCGCGGAACGCGGGCTCTGCTCCTGCCCCAGCGGCTACTGGAGCCCAAGCAAGCAGCAGTGCGCAGAAGCAGCGGCCTGCTTGGACGCCCAAGGCACGTTCCTCTGTATCTGCGCCTGGGGCTTCCGCTTGGCCGCAGACGAGAGGTCCTGCCTGCCGGCCCAAACGAAAATACTGGCAGGTCCTGCTGGCTTGGTCACCGTCACACCGACAGCGGGCGGAGCTTTGCCTTCCGGCAACACCAGCCCGTGGAATGCGAGCAGTTCTCCGGTGCCCTTTCCTGCCACCGAGGCCAATGGCAGCGCCCCTGAAGGCGAGGCGCCTTTGACTTACCCACAGTCTTCCAACTACGTCTTCATCTTGATCACGTTGGCTGTGGTGCTGCTGCTGATCTTGGTCATGGCCTCGCTGCAAGTATTCAAGTCCTGCTTCAGGGTCTGCTCCTCCAAGGGAGTGGCCGCCGGCAAGGAGCATTCTCCACCTGCAGCACCGGAAGGTGACCTGGAAGCCTCGGCCACTGGCACCAGCTCCGAGCATTCCCTGGGGCCAAGCAAGGCAGAGTCCACCGAGGCTTCTCAGAGGGATTCCGAACCAGTGACTGGAAAAGTGGAGTTGGAATAG